A stretch of the Candidatus Neomarinimicrobiota bacterium genome encodes the following:
- a CDS encoding RNA-binding protein: MKIYVGNLSYVVTEDDIEHLFTAYGKVDSVSIVPDRMSGLPSGFVDMPDETEARTAIRN, from the coding sequence TTGAAAATTTACGTCGGGAATCTTTCCTATGTTGTCACCGAAGACGATATCGAACATCTCTTTACGGCTTATGGTAAAGTGGACAGCGTATCGATTGTGCCGGATAGAATGAGCGGATTACCGAGCGGCTTCGTGGATATGCCGGACGAAACCGAAGCGAGAACCGCCATCAGGAATAT
- a CDS encoding NAD(P)H-dependent oxidoreductase has protein sequence MDNELVVTGICGSLRDGSYTRIALTIALQGAEEAGAKTKLIDLRNYDLAFCDGRFNNETYPEDVSKLKEEVGESHGIILGTPEYHSGYSGVLKNALDLMGFDEFGGKMVGLLGVAGGSMGATNALNGLRTIGRSLHAWVIPDQVSIPQAGTIFDESGNIKDDKLNERIKNLGNQVTKFALLHNFGKSKEFLQEWEGAPVNPGGAIKKKE, from the coding sequence ATGGATAATGAATTAGTAGTAACCGGAATATGCGGAAGTCTCCGCGACGGCAGCTATACAAGAATAGCTCTCACAATTGCCCTTCAAGGCGCCGAAGAAGCTGGGGCAAAGACGAAACTTATCGATCTGCGGAACTACGATCTCGCGTTTTGCGACGGAAGGTTTAACAATGAGACCTATCCCGAGGACGTTTCCAAACTCAAAGAGGAAGTCGGAGAATCTCATGGGATTATTCTGGGTACACCCGAATATCACTCCGGTTACAGCGGAGTATTGAAAAACGCACTCGACTTGATGGGTTTCGATGAATTCGGAGGAAAAATGGTCGGACTGTTGGGAGTTGCGGGCGGCTCAATGGGCGCGACGAACGCTCTTAACGGACTGCGAACAATAGGCAGGTCATTGCACGCCTGGGTAATTCCTGATCAAGTTTCTATACCTCAAGCGGGAACTATTTTCGATGAATCGGGTAATATAAAAGACGATAAATTGAACGAAAGGATAAAGAACTTGGGAAACCAGGTAACTAAATTTGCGCTGCTTCACAATTTCGGTAAATCAAAAGAATTTCTCCAGGAGTGGGAAGGCGCTCCTGTCAACCCGGGAGGAGCAATTAAGAAAAAAGAATAA